The following proteins are co-located in the uncultured Draconibacterium sp. genome:
- a CDS encoding TonB-dependent receptor, with product MKLTTFLFMLGIFAATANSFSQESRFDLKYKNVTIQEVLDEIKSKSDLNFFFSNDDFDVTRKVNLKVNDASIEDVLDQILNTDEVSYKIIDNAVIILKRDANETFKAQQQNAVRGKITDKNGQPLPGVTIFIKGSTSGTISDIDGNYILKDIPEDATIGFSFIGMISQDVVVGGRTNIDIVLQEDVIGVEEVVVVGYGTRQKKNLIGAVDQINSGIIENRPVSNASQALQGASANLTIQQRSMNPNDNSMNINIRGISTMNNNDPLLVIDGLITEMESLNELNPADIENVSILKDAGSAAIYGSRSSNGVILITTKKGTKSGRPVVRFNMMAGMQDPNVLYSPVKGYENAILKNQAWINGGSSPVYSPAEIRDLQENGDGEWFLDGILQSALQQNYSASVSGGSENSTYMISAGYYDQESNFVGGYGAERYNFRTNLVNEYGKLKLSALMAYNRSLQNAPNSSAGTLIVDGGRIPNYYNYKMQAENGNYLINDVLSEFNPLGVLEAGGFQKHDNDNFLGSLNMELELAKGFSVKGLVGLDLSANHRYIRGLEVPFYASETATIPSSYANKTRNTEDYNEKKYVLNSQFILDYKRTFSEDHNVNGFIGVSNESYTRKANEIKMRYTDRDLGLPESETEIDPTSYNTPAQTQERSIYSLFGRAGYSFKDKYYGEVSFRYDGSSKFAEDFRWGFFPSVTGGWRLSEENFMTTYKEKVGDLKLRGSYGILGNQNVDDYSYFTTYSVYTNSYGFNNNAVSGTGFDFGNSELRWEESANFNVGLDGTFLDNKLYVSLDYFNKITSNILLTPVVPTVFGGAVAKENAGKMKNQGWEATIGYHATTGKVRHDFKLVLADSKNEVTDFGGNEQINSSDQMQKIIREGEALGSYFGYKTDGLFQSYEEIENSALPIGATVQPGDVKYLDSNNDGVIDDKDRQVLGNAFPRYTIGFTYDLTWKGFDFSALVQGVGKRDMFLRGELVEPFHSNYSYVTYTHQLDFWTPVNPNAEWPRLSSPGSASNTNNYQKSSDIYLFNAAYLRLKNIQLGYTLPKELTAKAGIQKLRLSVNAQNLLTLSNVSFIDPESTEFGNNMGGAGGTGANSGRNYPTLRYYGFGIELEF from the coding sequence ATGAAACTAACAACTTTTCTTTTTATGCTGGGTATTTTTGCCGCTACTGCGAATTCATTTTCGCAGGAAAGCCGCTTTGACCTGAAGTATAAGAATGTTACAATTCAGGAGGTACTGGATGAAATTAAATCGAAAAGCGATTTAAATTTTTTCTTTAGCAATGATGATTTCGATGTTACCCGAAAGGTAAACCTGAAGGTAAATGATGCATCGATTGAAGATGTTTTAGACCAAATTTTAAATACTGATGAGGTTAGCTATAAAATTATAGATAACGCAGTCATTATATTAAAACGCGATGCAAACGAAACGTTTAAGGCGCAGCAACAAAATGCGGTACGTGGTAAAATTACGGATAAGAATGGACAGCCTTTACCGGGTGTAACCATTTTTATTAAAGGATCAACCAGTGGTACAATTTCCGATATTGATGGAAATTATATTCTGAAAGACATACCCGAAGATGCTACAATTGGTTTTTCATTTATAGGGATGATTTCTCAGGATGTTGTTGTTGGAGGAAGAACCAACATCGATATTGTATTGCAGGAAGATGTAATTGGGGTTGAAGAGGTTGTTGTGGTTGGTTATGGTACCCGTCAGAAAAAGAATCTGATTGGTGCTGTTGATCAGATCAATTCTGGAATTATCGAAAACCGACCGGTAAGTAATGCTTCGCAGGCTTTACAGGGAGCTTCGGCAAACCTTACCATTCAGCAACGAAGCATGAATCCGAACGACAATAGCATGAACATTAATATCCGTGGTATTAGTACCATGAATAACAACGATCCTTTGCTTGTTATCGACGGATTAATTACCGAAATGGAAAGTTTAAACGAACTGAATCCTGCGGATATTGAAAATGTATCGATACTTAAAGATGCCGGTAGTGCTGCCATTTACGGTTCGCGCTCGTCAAACGGAGTTATTCTGATTACAACCAAAAAAGGTACAAAATCAGGTCGTCCGGTGGTACGTTTTAATATGATGGCGGGTATGCAAGATCCAAATGTATTGTACTCGCCGGTAAAAGGATACGAAAATGCAATATTGAAAAACCAGGCCTGGATCAATGGCGGTTCTTCTCCGGTTTATTCTCCTGCGGAAATTAGGGATTTACAGGAAAATGGCGATGGAGAGTGGTTTTTGGACGGCATTCTGCAAAGTGCATTGCAACAAAATTACAGTGCCAGTGTATCGGGCGGAAGCGAGAATTCTACCTACATGATTTCGGCCGGTTATTACGACCAGGAAAGTAACTTTGTGGGAGGTTACGGTGCCGAACGATACAACTTCAGAACCAACCTGGTAAACGAATACGGAAAGCTAAAGTTAAGTGCCTTGATGGCGTACAACCGAAGTTTGCAAAATGCGCCGAACTCAAGTGCCGGAACTTTAATTGTGGATGGCGGACGTATTCCGAATTACTACAACTATAAAATGCAGGCCGAAAACGGAAATTACCTGATTAACGATGTGCTTTCGGAATTTAATCCGCTGGGAGTACTCGAAGCCGGTGGTTTTCAGAAACACGATAACGACAACTTTTTGGGAAGTTTAAACATGGAGCTTGAACTGGCAAAAGGTTTTTCGGTAAAAGGTTTGGTTGGTTTGGATTTGAGTGCAAACCACAGGTACATAAGAGGATTGGAAGTGCCTTTTTATGCCAGCGAAACAGCAACTATTCCAAGTTCGTATGCCAATAAAACACGCAACACCGAAGATTACAACGAGAAAAAGTACGTGCTGAATTCTCAGTTCATTTTAGACTACAAACGTACATTTAGCGAAGACCATAACGTAAATGGTTTTATTGGCGTATCGAATGAATCGTACACCAGGAAGGCCAACGAAATTAAGATGCGGTACACCGACCGTGATTTAGGTCTGCCCGAATCGGAAACTGAAATTGATCCGACCAGTTACAATACACCGGCACAAACGCAGGAGCGCAGTATTTATTCGTTGTTTGGTCGCGCAGGCTACAGTTTTAAAGACAAATACTACGGTGAAGTGAGTTTCCGTTACGATGGTTCATCAAAATTTGCCGAAGATTTTCGTTGGGGATTTTTCCCATCGGTAACCGGTGGCTGGCGTTTGTCGGAAGAAAACTTTATGACCACTTACAAAGAAAAAGTAGGTGATTTAAAACTACGGGGATCGTATGGTATTTTGGGTAACCAAAATGTTGATGATTATTCTTATTTCACTACTTACTCGGTATATACCAACTCGTACGGTTTTAACAACAATGCCGTTTCGGGAACCGGATTCGATTTTGGTAACAGCGAACTGCGCTGGGAAGAATCGGCCAACTTTAACGTTGGTTTAGACGGAACCTTCTTGGACAACAAACTTTATGTTTCCTTGGATTATTTCAATAAGATTACTTCAAATATTCTTCTTACACCAGTTGTTCCAACGGTATTTGGAGGTGCGGTTGCCAAAGAAAATGCCGGTAAAATGAAAAATCAGGGATGGGAAGCAACCATTGGATACCATGCAACCACCGGAAAAGTACGTCACGATTTTAAATTGGTTTTGGCTGATTCGAAAAACGAAGTGACCGATTTTGGTGGAAACGAACAAATCAACTCGAGCGACCAGATGCAAAAAATTATCCGCGAAGGAGAAGCACTTGGTTCTTATTTTGGATACAAAACCGATGGTTTGTTTCAAAGTTACGAAGAGATTGAAAACAGTGCTCTGCCAATTGGAGCAACCGTTCAGCCCGGCGATGTAAAATACCTGGATTCAAATAACGACGGTGTAATCGATGACAAAGACCGTCAGGTTTTAGGAAATGCTTTTCCACGTTATACCATTGGTTTTACCTACGATTTAACCTGGAAAGGATTTGATTTCAGTGCTTTGGTACAGGGAGTTGGAAAACGTGATATGTTTTTACGCGGAGAATTGGTTGAGCCTTTTCACTCCAACTATTCGTATGTAACTTATACACACCAGCTCGACTTCTGGACTCCGGTAAATCCCAATGCTGAGTGGCCGCGTTTATCGTCACCAGGCTCGGCATCGAACACCAACAACTACCAGAAAAGTTCCGACATCTATTTGTTTAATGCAGCCTACCTGCGTTTAAAAAATATTCAGTTGGGTTACACTTTACCAAAAGAACTGACAGCAAAAGCAGGCATTCAGAAACTGCGACTTAGCGTAAACGCGCAAAACTTACTAACGCTCTCTAATGTGTCATTTATCGATCCTGAATCGACAGAGTTTGGCAATAACATGGGCGGTGCAGGCGGTACCGGAGCGAACAGTGGTAGAAACTACCCAACACTTAGGTACTATGGATTTGGAATAGAATTAGAATTTTAA
- a CDS encoding FecR domain-containing protein: MKENIQNKWEEWASNLHGESDAADTNLSSDEASDKKAVESIFELRGNVSKARRLKAEDKAWAELKKQLVPQRFWQEFLKYAAIVVVSLLVGGSAFWTYTTFNEPVPVFASITAPNGQISNVTLFDGTNIWLNAGSTLKYTQNFNTATREVFLEGEAYFDVTKDKERPFVVNAGKSQIKVLGTVFNVKAYQNEPKVETVLVEGKIEFSAGGKSILVDPGEHILYTENSNRIVKKEVNTADYTAWKGGKIYFNNESLLELTLQLERWYEVKFQFTGEHIKKYRFTGVINTDKTLDYTLKIIEAINKVDFEFNNEQIKIVDKK, from the coding sequence ATGAAAGAAAACATCCAAAATAAATGGGAGGAATGGGCATCGAACCTCCATGGAGAAAGTGATGCTGCTGACACAAACCTGAGCTCGGATGAAGCGAGCGATAAAAAAGCGGTTGAAAGCATTTTTGAGCTGAGGGGAAATGTAAGCAAGGCCAGGCGTTTAAAAGCTGAAGACAAGGCCTGGGCAGAGCTAAAAAAACAACTTGTTCCGCAAAGGTTTTGGCAGGAATTTTTAAAATATGCTGCCATTGTGGTTGTTTCGTTACTGGTTGGTGGTTCGGCCTTTTGGACGTATACAACGTTTAATGAGCCGGTACCCGTGTTTGCCAGTATTACTGCACCCAACGGGCAAATTTCGAACGTAACCTTGTTCGATGGAACAAATATTTGGTTAAATGCCGGATCGACGCTAAAGTACACTCAAAATTTTAATACCGCTACCCGCGAAGTGTTTCTCGAAGGTGAAGCCTACTTCGACGTAACTAAAGATAAAGAACGCCCTTTTGTGGTAAATGCCGGGAAATCGCAAATAAAAGTGCTGGGAACAGTATTTAATGTAAAGGCGTATCAGAACGAACCCAAGGTTGAAACAGTGCTTGTTGAAGGAAAGATTGAGTTTTCGGCAGGAGGCAAATCAATTCTTGTTGATCCGGGAGAGCATATTTTGTATACCGAAAACAGCAACCGGATAGTTAAAAAAGAGGTAAACACTGCCGATTACACCGCCTGGAAAGGGGGAAAAATCTATTTCAACAACGAAAGTTTACTGGAACTTACTTTGCAGCTCGAAAGATGGTACGAAGTTAAATTTCAATTTACCGGGGAACACATTAAAAAGTACAGGTTTACAGGTGTTATCAACACCGATAAAACGCTTGATTATACCTTGAAAATCATAGAAGCGATAAATAAAGTAGATTTTGAATTTAATAACGAACAAATAAAAATAGTGGATAAAAAATAA
- a CDS encoding RNA polymerase sigma-70 factor codes for MADFFNFDGAVFFKSFNFNNIVGFEHDLMKEQKQTSLKLNSLSSFEMFFKENYHTACLVALRYIKNQQEAEDVVQETFLYLWEKRNQLEIRQSLKQYFLQAVKNKSINFVNRERKFHEVINEELDMTLSSDSDENFSKEELAVLVSKSIDKLPSQCKRIFLMAYVDNLTYNQIAESLGLSKNTIKTQMGIAYKQLREHLKSYFLLLFVYPLKRILR; via the coding sequence ATGGCAGACTTTTTTAATTTTGATGGGGCAGTGTTTTTTAAATCGTTTAATTTTAATAACATTGTTGGCTTTGAGCACGATCTAATGAAAGAGCAAAAGCAGACAAGTTTAAAGTTGAATAGTTTATCCTCCTTTGAAATGTTTTTCAAAGAAAACTATCACACAGCTTGTTTGGTTGCCTTGCGTTACATAAAAAACCAGCAGGAAGCTGAGGACGTTGTACAGGAAACTTTTCTGTATTTGTGGGAAAAACGAAATCAACTTGAGATCAGGCAAAGTTTAAAGCAATATTTTTTACAGGCAGTTAAAAACAAGAGCATCAATTTTGTAAATCGTGAAAGAAAATTTCATGAAGTTATTAATGAGGAACTGGATATGACTCTGAGTTCCGATTCCGATGAAAATTTCTCGAAGGAAGAGTTGGCCGTTTTAGTCTCAAAATCGATCGATAAATTGCCGTCTCAGTGTAAACGAATATTTTTAATGGCCTACGTTGATAACCTCACTTACAACCAGATAGCCGAATCGCTGGGGCTTTCAAAAAACACAATAAAAACCCAAATGGGTATCGCATACAAACAATTAAGAGAACACTTAAAGTCGTATTTTTTGCTTCTGTTTGTATATCCTTTAAAACGAATTTTGCGCTAA
- a CDS encoding GH92 family glycosyl hydrolase, translating to MKTNLILIILLVFSLHSFAKGPADLVKYVNTLQGTNSSFELTRGNTYPTTALPFAMHTWTPQTGVNGDGWKYQYQKDSIRGFQQAHQCSSWTNDYCVFSLMPVSGELALDQFKRAAAFSHDNEIAKPNYYKVELDNRITAEMSPTERGVHLRFSYPKKGGSYLVLDGYTGMSQVKIEPEKNRVVGYVHNGRGLTDNFKNYFVIQFDTPIREFGTWENQNTNKWAGETQREGKGVGAWFRFDDGVKVQAKVASSYISPEQADLNLERELGNFKTLEETKNAAGEIWNKHLNRILVEGGTEAEKATFYSCYFRASLFSRAFFELDKDGKPYYFSPYDGQIHSGYIYTDTGFWDTFRAQFPLNALMYPTMHGRYVAGLLDAYDQCGWLPSWSFPGEAGSMIGNHAISLFADAWAKGIHTFDPKKALEAYYHEATNKGPWGPANGRHGWKEYYTLGYVPYPKYREATAKTLEYAYDDFCGTALAQMTGNTFYANIFSRQILNYKNVFDPSVGFMCGRDESGDWKANFDPYEWGGPFTEGNAWHYLWSVFHDVMGLVDLLGGNEQFVTKLDSVFSVPNTVNVGTYGGKIHEMTEMQMANMGQYAHGNQPIQHMVYLYNYAGQPWKAQKWVRTVMSKLYNATENGYPGDEDQGQTSSWYVLSAMGFYSVCPGTTEYVLGSPVFEKVTITLEDGKKFVIRAENNNPENVYIQSAKLNGEVYSKNFIYFSDIVAGGELKLQMGKSPNLNRGTKESDFPYSFSND from the coding sequence ATTACTGGTATTTTCCCTTCATTCATTCGCCAAAGGCCCTGCCGACCTTGTAAAATATGTGAATACATTGCAGGGAACGAATTCAAGCTTTGAATTAACCCGCGGAAATACCTACCCAACAACGGCCTTGCCGTTTGCAATGCATACCTGGACACCCCAAACCGGAGTTAATGGCGACGGCTGGAAATACCAATACCAGAAAGACTCCATCCGTGGATTTCAACAGGCACATCAATGCAGTTCGTGGACCAATGATTACTGTGTGTTTTCATTGATGCCGGTTAGCGGCGAATTGGCGCTCGATCAATTTAAAAGGGCTGCTGCTTTTAGTCACGATAACGAAATTGCCAAACCAAATTACTACAAGGTAGAACTTGATAACCGGATTACAGCCGAAATGTCGCCCACCGAACGCGGTGTGCATTTACGCTTTTCCTATCCCAAAAAAGGGGGATCGTATCTTGTTTTGGATGGATATACCGGAATGAGCCAGGTGAAAATAGAACCGGAGAAAAACCGGGTTGTTGGGTATGTGCACAATGGTCGTGGATTAACTGATAATTTTAAAAACTACTTTGTTATTCAGTTTGATACTCCCATTCGTGAATTTGGTACCTGGGAAAATCAAAATACGAACAAATGGGCTGGCGAAACTCAAAGAGAAGGCAAAGGAGTTGGTGCATGGTTTCGTTTTGATGACGGAGTAAAAGTGCAAGCCAAGGTTGCATCATCTTACATTAGTCCGGAGCAGGCAGACCTTAACCTGGAACGGGAACTTGGTAATTTTAAAACGCTGGAAGAAACAAAAAATGCAGCGGGGGAGATTTGGAACAAACACCTAAACCGCATTTTAGTGGAAGGTGGAACAGAAGCGGAGAAGGCTACTTTTTATTCGTGCTATTTTCGTGCAAGTTTGTTTTCGCGTGCTTTTTTTGAATTGGACAAGGACGGTAAACCGTATTATTTTAGTCCTTACGATGGACAAATTCACTCGGGATATATTTACACCGACACAGGTTTTTGGGATACTTTTCGTGCACAATTTCCACTAAATGCACTAATGTATCCTACCATGCACGGCAGGTATGTAGCAGGTTTGCTCGATGCTTACGATCAATGTGGCTGGTTGCCTTCCTGGTCGTTTCCGGGCGAAGCCGGCAGTATGATTGGAAATCATGCTATTTCGTTGTTTGCCGATGCCTGGGCAAAGGGAATTCATACTTTTGATCCGAAGAAAGCACTGGAGGCCTACTATCACGAAGCTACCAACAAAGGGCCGTGGGGACCGGCAAACGGACGTCACGGCTGGAAAGAATATTATACACTTGGTTATGTGCCGTATCCAAAATACCGTGAAGCAACGGCAAAAACGCTCGAATATGCCTACGATGATTTTTGTGGAACCGCTTTGGCGCAAATGACGGGTAATACGTTTTATGCAAACATCTTTTCACGGCAAATTTTGAACTACAAAAATGTGTTCGATCCTTCGGTTGGATTTATGTGCGGCCGCGATGAATCCGGAGACTGGAAAGCAAATTTTGATCCTTACGAATGGGGAGGACCATTCACCGAAGGAAATGCCTGGCATTACCTCTGGTCTGTTTTTCACGATGTGATGGGACTTGTAGATTTATTGGGAGGGAACGAGCAATTTGTAACAAAGTTAGATTCAGTTTTTTCGGTTCCGAATACTGTAAATGTGGGGACTTACGGAGGAAAAATACACGAAATGACAGAAATGCAAATGGCAAACATGGGTCAATACGCACACGGAAATCAGCCCATTCAACACATGGTATATTTGTACAATTATGCCGGGCAACCCTGGAAGGCGCAGAAATGGGTACGAACGGTAATGAGCAAATTGTATAACGCCACCGAAAATGGTTACCCCGGCGATGAGGATCAGGGACAAACTTCGTCGTGGTATGTGTTAAGTGCGATGGGATTTTACAGTGTTTGTCCGGGTACTACAGAATATGTTTTGGGAAGTCCGGTTTTCGAAAAAGTAACCATTACTTTGGAAGACGGAAAGAAGTTTGTGATCCGGGCTGAAAATAACAACCCGGAAAATGTTTACATTCAGTCGGCTAAATTGAACGGTGAAGTCTATTCAAAAAACTTTATCTATTTTAGTGATATTGTTGCAGGAGGTGAGTTAAAGCTGCAAATGGGAAAGAGTCCCAACTTAAACCGGGGTACGAAAGAATCGGACTTTCCGTATTCTTTTTCAAACGATTAG